In the Thalassoglobus sp. JC818 genome, one interval contains:
- a CDS encoding DNA-directed RNA polymerase subunit alpha, translated as MRIRWRNLELPSRVVPVNETATDTYSAFVAEPFERGFGHTIANSLRRILLSSLEGSAVTRVKIGGIQHEFTTIPGVVEDVTDICLNLKSLVVKNHSSTNKTLRIEKHERGVVTGADVITDDQVEVINKDLIIATMTDDVPLSMELTVENGRGYIPAKEAYEASPELGVIPLDAAFSPVTRVRYNVEDTRVGQRTNYDKLTLEIWTDGTVSPEMALVEASKIMRKHLNPFINYQEPGPELPPEAGLKGMLEATGYSPIDLELEEKLNRSLAELNLSVRATNCLESEGINSVRDLVSRTEDQLLTVRNFGETTLVEVREQLNQIGLRLGMRVPERSRM; from the coding sequence GTGAGAATCCGATGGAGAAATCTTGAGCTCCCAAGTCGTGTCGTGCCTGTCAACGAGACAGCGACTGACACTTACAGTGCGTTCGTCGCTGAACCTTTCGAACGCGGATTTGGACACACCATTGCTAACAGCCTGCGTCGCATTCTCCTCTCCAGCCTCGAGGGAAGTGCTGTCACACGCGTGAAAATCGGTGGGATTCAGCACGAGTTCACAACGATTCCGGGTGTCGTTGAGGATGTCACGGATATCTGCCTGAACCTGAAATCACTCGTCGTTAAAAATCACAGCAGCACCAACAAGACTCTGCGTATCGAAAAGCATGAGCGTGGCGTTGTGACTGGGGCAGATGTGATCACCGACGATCAGGTTGAAGTGATTAACAAAGACCTGATCATCGCGACCATGACTGACGACGTTCCACTCAGTATGGAACTGACCGTTGAAAACGGACGTGGCTACATCCCAGCTAAAGAAGCTTACGAGGCCAGCCCAGAACTGGGTGTGATTCCTCTCGATGCAGCATTCTCGCCAGTCACTCGAGTTCGTTACAATGTTGAAGACACTCGTGTCGGTCAACGTACGAACTACGACAAGCTGACTTTGGAAATCTGGACGGACGGTACTGTTTCTCCGGAAATGGCACTCGTGGAAGCTTCCAAAATCATGCGGAAGCACCTCAATCCGTTCATCAACTACCAGGAACCAGGCCCAGAACTGCCACCAGAGGCAGGCTTGAAGGGTATGCTGGAAGCAACAGGCTACTCACCGATTGATCTCGAACTCGAAGAGAAGCTCAATCGAAGTCTGGCGGAACTCAATCTTTCTGTTCGTGCGACAAACTGTCTCGAATCAGAAGGTATCAACTCAGTGCGAGACCTTGTTTCTCGGACTGAAGACCAGTTGCTGACCGTTCGCAACTTTGGTGAAACAACATTGGTTGAAGTGCGTGAGCAGTTGAATCAGATCGGACTGCGTTTGGGAATGCGAGTTCCTGAGCGGTCACGGATGTAA
- a CDS encoding Swt1 family HEPN domain-containing protein gives MATNRERISTGLDLLTEGLAPYVEEKLRKIHRDNWVRSVESSFRDDRSRLTQDGKSIDWDAHSLLTVMWDQWNSVFRHDLGHYERSLVSELREFRNRWAHQQAFTFDDVFRVLDSCQRLLKSVDAKNVVVIEREKTDLLESHVAEKVNSQVQKTAFQRNKWWVIGIYALCCCLIIIHAIMFSNEGSITLISFVLLIFIYLIYQQFKMEAPLLYGPRECSRCHRIVYRKPCPYCQLGANE, from the coding sequence GTGGCCACCAATCGCGAACGTATTTCTACCGGACTCGACCTTCTGACCGAAGGACTGGCCCCGTATGTCGAAGAGAAACTGAGGAAAATCCATCGCGATAACTGGGTGCGATCTGTCGAAAGCAGTTTTCGAGACGACCGCAGTCGACTCACGCAGGACGGCAAATCGATCGACTGGGATGCCCACTCACTGTTGACAGTCATGTGGGACCAATGGAATTCCGTCTTTCGACACGATCTCGGACATTACGAAAGAAGCCTCGTCAGCGAGCTGAGAGAATTCCGAAACCGCTGGGCTCATCAACAAGCTTTCACTTTCGATGACGTCTTTCGCGTTCTGGACAGTTGCCAGAGACTTCTCAAGTCCGTCGATGCGAAAAATGTTGTTGTGATCGAACGTGAGAAAACCGATCTCCTCGAATCTCATGTCGCGGAGAAGGTGAACTCACAAGTTCAGAAAACAGCGTTTCAGCGAAACAAATGGTGGGTCATTGGAATCTATGCCCTCTGCTGCTGCCTGATCATTATCCATGCGATCATGTTCAGCAACGAAGGCTCGATCACGTTGATTTCGTTCGTGCTTCTCATCTTCATCTACTTGATTTACCAGCAATTCAAGATGGAAGCTCCCTTGCTCTACGGACCGAGGGAATGCTCGCGATGCCACCGGATCGTGTATCGCAAGCCGTGCCCCTACTGCCAATTGGGTGCCAACGAATAA
- a CDS encoding response regulator has product MTNTETITGRILIADDNEQNRELLEAYLSDEGHEILMSEDGQKTLDKARAELPDLILLDIMMPKMSGYEVCQQLRSAEETKRIPILMVTALKESGDIEKAVAAGADDFLSKPVNRLELKTRVRSLLRVRHLTSERDRLLAYLQEVDAPLPK; this is encoded by the coding sequence ATGACGAACACGGAAACCATCACCGGACGGATCCTTATTGCTGACGACAACGAGCAGAACAGGGAGCTGCTGGAAGCGTATTTGAGCGATGAAGGGCACGAAATCCTCATGTCGGAGGACGGGCAAAAGACACTGGACAAGGCACGCGCTGAGCTTCCGGACCTGATTCTCCTCGACATCATGATGCCCAAGATGAGCGGATACGAAGTCTGCCAACAGCTTCGCTCGGCTGAGGAAACGAAACGAATTCCGATTCTGATGGTGACCGCTCTCAAGGAATCCGGCGACATTGAGAAAGCAGTCGCTGCCGGAGCCGATGATTTCCTCAGCAAACCTGTCAATCGTCTGGAATTGAAGACGAGGGTTCGGTCGCTGCTAAGAGTTCGACATCTGACGAGCGAGCGTGATCGTCTGCTCGCTTACCTTCAGGAAGTCGATGCTCCTCTGCCGAAGTAG
- a CDS encoding BatA domain-containing protein yields the protein MFPEIVFGQPGLLWGIASAVLPVAIYLLMKRQVRIENWGATRFLQVVVEKRRHQIRLHSILPLLLRILVIVLLVLGASDPHQASDWNASEVDVPVHRLLIVDVSMSMAAEDEEISRFDRALAQLENLFRTSGPNDSWQLLLHGNNSRPERIRLPSYQLEAVASEVRELKPTFQSGNVAATLTRAIRMAEEFPSDSVEVIFFTDLQQSEWATTADSPSRLRELLDQLSRLATVMIVSPDDGDRLSNATVSADAVQGDLSERIDLEVPFKVTSFASENDSIEVGFQVDGESIGTRRVSVGDQNQIAGTMSFQIRQPGVHALRSETRQDALDADNVFWSPVIVHGPVDILIVRGASDEVKEVSASDFLNAALAVPEGAISGSSVNQESTQATSNRIRTIPRSEYSGEQLSECDVVLFCGIPVLTLVEAEQLRQFVETGGGVMFSVDETTSAAAVNQVYGSEGIDLLPALLGEHQSADPRFEESFRFEAEPSTHAIVREFRNSPESGFATTRIYQYLKSSIPEITEADVQRVVDLVNGDPLIVERQVGLGAVVLINTSFEPQWGSWVLWPSFLPMMQEMVRSLSSLERRVVVSTIGSGADPVLSASEPLNRIEDERGNLVWEMLGRPTSTDQLLGTVLARPGVFRLSFGDNGQAQQILFRNCDQTESDLKTLRPGDRIRKEIFQSLNVTVTESLDDPSGYAPFSDPVSVHAYSRWLFFFAFLFLLIDMILGVSYRFGAGMLVGLLSGILIIWSLPMSASAVFIMVTGTMLLGGILLSRVLENQMPFPRGTRISG from the coding sequence GTGTTTCCGGAAATTGTATTTGGACAACCCGGACTTCTATGGGGAATCGCAAGTGCCGTTCTTCCCGTGGCGATCTACTTGCTGATGAAGCGGCAGGTGCGAATCGAGAACTGGGGAGCGACGCGGTTCTTGCAGGTCGTTGTCGAGAAACGGCGTCATCAGATTCGGCTTCATTCCATTCTGCCGCTCTTGTTAAGAATCCTCGTTATTGTCTTACTGGTGCTCGGAGCATCTGATCCGCATCAGGCAAGCGATTGGAATGCATCTGAAGTCGATGTTCCGGTGCATCGACTTCTCATTGTTGATGTCTCGATGAGTATGGCGGCCGAAGACGAGGAGATCTCCCGGTTCGATCGAGCTCTCGCTCAGCTCGAAAATCTCTTTCGCACAAGTGGACCAAATGATTCATGGCAACTGCTTTTGCATGGCAACAACTCTCGGCCCGAGCGAATTCGGCTCCCAAGCTATCAACTGGAAGCGGTTGCTTCGGAAGTTCGTGAACTCAAGCCGACATTCCAGTCAGGAAACGTCGCTGCGACACTCACACGTGCCATTCGTATGGCCGAAGAGTTTCCCTCCGATAGCGTGGAAGTCATTTTTTTTACAGATCTTCAGCAGTCCGAGTGGGCAACAACAGCGGATTCTCCCTCAAGGCTTCGCGAACTGCTTGATCAACTCAGTCGGTTAGCAACAGTCATGATTGTCTCCCCCGATGATGGAGACCGATTGTCGAATGCGACCGTCAGTGCAGACGCCGTGCAAGGCGATCTGTCAGAGCGAATTGATTTGGAAGTTCCGTTCAAGGTGACCAGCTTCGCGAGCGAGAATGATTCTATCGAGGTTGGCTTTCAGGTTGATGGCGAATCGATTGGAACTCGAAGAGTCAGCGTTGGTGATCAGAATCAAATCGCTGGAACGATGTCTTTTCAGATTCGTCAGCCCGGCGTGCACGCACTCCGATCGGAAACTCGACAAGATGCTCTGGACGCTGACAATGTTTTCTGGTCGCCAGTGATTGTGCATGGTCCCGTCGACATACTCATCGTGCGAGGGGCAAGCGATGAAGTGAAAGAAGTGTCGGCGAGCGATTTTTTGAACGCAGCCTTGGCGGTTCCTGAAGGGGCAATCAGCGGAAGTAGCGTCAACCAAGAATCGACGCAGGCAACTTCCAATCGAATTCGGACTATCCCGCGCAGCGAGTACTCCGGCGAGCAGTTGAGTGAGTGTGATGTTGTTCTGTTTTGCGGGATTCCCGTACTGACTCTTGTCGAAGCAGAGCAACTCCGACAGTTCGTCGAGACCGGCGGAGGCGTGATGTTTTCGGTCGACGAAACAACAAGTGCGGCGGCTGTCAATCAGGTTTATGGGAGTGAGGGAATCGATCTTCTGCCTGCGTTGCTGGGAGAACACCAGTCAGCTGATCCGAGATTCGAAGAGTCTTTCCGGTTTGAAGCGGAGCCGTCAACACACGCGATTGTGCGTGAATTTCGAAATTCCCCCGAATCAGGTTTCGCGACCACGCGGATCTATCAATACCTGAAGTCGAGTATCCCGGAGATCACCGAAGCTGACGTTCAGCGTGTTGTCGATCTCGTCAACGGAGATCCGCTGATTGTGGAGAGGCAAGTTGGGCTGGGAGCGGTTGTTCTCATCAATACAAGCTTTGAACCACAATGGGGAAGTTGGGTTCTCTGGCCCAGCTTTCTTCCGATGATGCAGGAGATGGTTCGATCTTTAAGTTCACTGGAACGAAGAGTCGTGGTATCGACAATCGGAAGCGGAGCCGACCCGGTTCTGTCTGCCAGTGAGCCGCTCAATCGAATTGAGGACGAACGAGGTAATCTTGTGTGGGAGATGTTGGGACGTCCGACGTCGACCGATCAGTTGCTTGGAACGGTCCTGGCACGACCCGGAGTTTTCCGTTTGAGCTTCGGCGACAATGGTCAGGCTCAGCAAATTCTGTTTCGAAATTGCGACCAGACTGAGAGTGATTTGAAGACTCTTCGGCCTGGCGATCGAATTCGGAAGGAGATCTTTCAGAGCCTGAATGTGACCGTGACTGAATCGCTGGATGACCCGTCCGGATATGCCCCGTTTTCTGATCCAGTTTCGGTACATGCTTACTCCCGTTGGTTGTTCTTTTTCGCGTTCCTGTTTCTTCTCATCGATATGATTCTCGGCGTCTCTTATCGGTTTGGAGCGGGGATGCTGGTGGGCCTTCTGTCTGGCATTTTGATCATCTGGTCTCTGCCGATGTCGGCCAGTGCTGTTTTCATCATGGTCACTGGAACGATGTTGTTGGGGGGAATTCTTCTGTCTCGCGTACTTGAGAATCAGATGCCGTTTCCGAGAGGGACACGAATTTCGGGATGA
- the rpsK gene encoding 30S ribosomal protein S11: MAKANKKKRTRRNVNRGVAHIKATFNNTLVSISDTNGDILCWASAGTVGFKGSRKSTPFAAQRAAETCADRARKFGVRELEVRVKGPGSGRESAITGLQVGGISIKAIEDVTPLPHNGCRPRKRRRV; encoded by the coding sequence GTGGCCAAGGCCAACAAGAAAAAACGAACACGGCGTAACGTCAATCGCGGTGTTGCACACATCAAAGCGACGTTTAACAACACACTCGTTTCGATCTCTGATACGAACGGCGATATCCTGTGTTGGGCGTCCGCCGGGACTGTCGGTTTCAAGGGATCTCGAAAGAGTACTCCGTTTGCTGCTCAACGTGCTGCAGAAACATGTGCCGACCGGGCTCGCAAGTTCGGTGTCCGTGAACTGGAAGTCCGAGTCAAAGGACCAGGTTCAGGTCGTGAAAGCGCCATCACCGGATTGCAGGTCGGAGGAATCTCGATCAAAGCGATTGAAGATGTGACACCTCTGCCGCACAACGGATGTCGGCCTCGTAAGCGTCGTCGCGTCTAA
- a CDS encoding L17 family ribosomal protein → MRHLMRGRKLGRNSSHRKAMFRNMAASLIKTVRIDEDAEGAPKVSGRIVTTVAKAKELRPFVERLVTIAKKAAPHEERAAQFATTAEKGSDAWKKWRGSNEWEQWAQAIAPAVTYRRRAFSMLRDKEAVDILFSELAERFADRNGGYTRVVQLAKVRLGDAGKQALIEFVGERDRVKQRSVAPVVVEDDEENFAAEDSAPEVDETEASAEAASTEEAAGDDEEKSS, encoded by the coding sequence ATGCGACACCTGATGAGAGGCCGGAAGCTCGGTCGCAATTCGAGCCATCGTAAAGCGATGTTTCGAAACATGGCTGCAAGTCTGATCAAGACTGTGCGAATCGACGAAGATGCCGAAGGTGCACCTAAGGTTTCCGGTCGAATCGTGACCACGGTTGCCAAAGCCAAAGAACTTCGACCATTCGTCGAACGGCTCGTGACAATTGCGAAGAAGGCAGCCCCACACGAGGAGCGAGCAGCCCAGTTCGCCACGACCGCAGAAAAAGGCAGCGACGCTTGGAAGAAGTGGCGCGGATCGAATGAATGGGAGCAGTGGGCACAAGCCATCGCTCCAGCAGTGACCTATCGTCGCCGCGCGTTTTCGATGCTTCGCGACAAGGAAGCTGTTGATATCCTGTTCTCAGAATTGGCCGAACGATTTGCTGATCGCAATGGCGGATACACACGAGTTGTTCAACTCGCGAAAGTCCGTCTCGGCGATGCTGGTAAACAGGCACTCATTGAATTCGTCGGTGAACGCGATCGCGTGAAGCAACGCAGTGTCGCTCCTGTTGTTGTCGAAGACGATGAAGAAAACTTCGCGGCGGAAGATTCGGCTCCAGAAGTCGATGAAACCGAAGCATCTGCTGAGGCAGCGAGCACAGAAGAAGCGGCTGGAGACGACGAAGAAAAGTCGTCATAG
- a CDS encoding ATP-grasp domain-containing protein — protein MIEPTADFILIGASTRAAAFSALRSGLRPDCLDLFADSDLAKYAHVERVDHYPHDLIKRLKDRPQLPVVYVGGLENYPEMLDEISESHTLWGNDSSVVRRARDPKELAEAVRLAQVKLPEWRPSSDPPERNGEWILKPTRRSGGSGIISWTDDAQNSETLNEEHRFERFISGKSYSGIYIAGASTGDVRFVGLTHQLHGEPAANAHDFQWCGNIGPVTLSVELEHKMRRVGNLLKWKLGIVGIFGIDFIVTDDEDVYVLEVNPRYPASLDLLEFATCQGLFGLHVKCFDNSVETADWTFQSENEYFGKMVVYAPREMSSNGELDGQVCDFNDYPEFGDIPRAGVKFLAGEPFCTVYAKGGSLESCRDELNARVAELNRRLA, from the coding sequence TTGATTGAGCCGACTGCTGACTTTATTCTGATTGGTGCCAGTACACGTGCTGCTGCTTTTTCGGCATTGAGGTCCGGTTTGAGGCCGGATTGTCTCGATCTCTTCGCGGACAGTGACTTAGCCAAATACGCCCATGTCGAACGAGTCGATCACTACCCGCACGACCTCATTAAGCGATTGAAAGATCGTCCTCAACTCCCAGTCGTCTATGTCGGAGGACTCGAAAACTATCCGGAGATGCTGGACGAGATTTCGGAGAGCCACACGCTGTGGGGAAATGATTCGTCTGTGGTTCGACGGGCTCGCGATCCGAAGGAGCTGGCCGAAGCTGTGCGACTGGCTCAGGTAAAGCTGCCGGAATGGCGACCTTCCTCTGATCCCCCGGAGCGGAACGGGGAATGGATTCTGAAACCGACACGAAGGAGTGGCGGAAGCGGCATCATTTCTTGGACAGACGATGCTCAGAACTCAGAGACACTCAACGAAGAACATCGCTTCGAGCGGTTTATTTCCGGGAAGAGTTACTCTGGCATCTACATCGCAGGCGCCAGCACTGGTGACGTGCGATTTGTGGGACTCACACATCAATTGCATGGGGAACCTGCAGCGAACGCCCACGATTTTCAGTGGTGTGGAAACATCGGTCCGGTCACGCTTTCCGTGGAACTGGAACACAAGATGCGCCGCGTCGGCAACTTGCTGAAGTGGAAGCTCGGAATCGTCGGCATCTTCGGGATCGACTTCATCGTCACCGATGACGAAGACGTGTATGTGTTGGAAGTGAATCCCCGCTATCCAGCCTCTCTGGACCTTCTGGAGTTCGCCACTTGTCAGGGGCTGTTCGGGTTGCACGTGAAGTGTTTTGATAACTCGGTCGAAACGGCTGACTGGACGTTTCAATCGGAGAATGAATACTTCGGCAAAATGGTCGTTTACGCTCCGCGCGAGATGAGTTCCAACGGCGAACTCGACGGACAGGTTTGCGATTTCAACGACTATCCTGAGTTTGGAGACATCCCTCGGGCTGGGGTGAAGTTTCTAGCGGGAGAACCATTCTGCACCGTCTATGCGAAAGGCGGTTCGCTCGAGAGCTGTCGCGATGAACTCAACGCACGCGTTGCGGAATTGAATCGTCGACTTGCATAG
- a CDS encoding Gfo/Idh/MocA family oxidoreductase — MSEQQQLRGGMVGVGMIFDETYRPFFETAAREGLYDRRFGLIDVQLAAIGSRTGSRAEAYRSSAPEEMRNFVSVVGTSAVDEMLSNENLDFVCVATPDDRHFEISKKVLEAGKHLLIEKPSVLRLDQLDELIKLSREKNVLAKVVYHKLLDPDHKKLRTLVVDDVLQHVNNGYCTLLEPKLISGSQFSEWITGRNPGTYVAVHYIKLIDYTFGGKLKTVQATGQRGLVRSADSDTWDSVQMRLIYEYADGREAAFDLHTSWVTPDNFPGYVEQEVQFRFDNGVWNGHSRKRGVELTVEGRTPIEMKQSINNHYNGSFMEPWGERSQRGYGIEVIERFVREVANVELGGPEENRNERLKAMQSLAYNDVDADRQVVCAVQALEAILHSAANGEPDGVARVNDERGGLVLYLPGKAEPEILYKPRV, encoded by the coding sequence ATGAGCGAGCAGCAGCAGTTGCGTGGTGGAATGGTCGGAGTCGGAATGATCTTCGACGAGACGTATCGTCCCTTCTTTGAGACTGCCGCGCGCGAGGGGCTTTACGATCGTCGATTCGGCCTGATCGACGTGCAGCTGGCTGCGATCGGTTCCAGAACCGGATCGCGGGCCGAAGCTTATCGCTCTTCTGCTCCAGAAGAGATGCGAAATTTCGTCAGCGTAGTCGGGACATCAGCTGTCGACGAAATGTTGTCGAACGAGAACCTGGACTTTGTCTGCGTCGCGACGCCTGACGATCGGCATTTCGAGATCTCGAAGAAAGTTCTTGAAGCTGGCAAACACCTTCTCATCGAAAAGCCATCCGTGTTGAGGCTTGATCAGCTTGATGAGTTGATCAAGCTTTCGCGCGAAAAAAATGTGCTTGCGAAAGTTGTCTATCACAAGCTTCTCGATCCTGATCACAAGAAGCTGAGAACGCTCGTTGTTGATGACGTCTTGCAACATGTGAACAACGGATACTGCACGCTTCTGGAACCGAAACTGATTTCCGGAAGCCAGTTCTCTGAATGGATCACTGGACGTAATCCGGGAACTTATGTCGCGGTGCACTACATCAAATTGATTGACTATACGTTCGGCGGGAAATTGAAAACGGTTCAAGCGACTGGACAAAGAGGCTTGGTGCGATCGGCGGATTCCGACACCTGGGACAGCGTTCAAATGCGGCTGATCTACGAGTACGCAGACGGACGCGAAGCGGCCTTCGATCTGCATACGTCGTGGGTCACTCCCGACAATTTTCCCGGCTACGTGGAGCAAGAGGTGCAGTTTCGCTTCGACAACGGAGTGTGGAACGGTCATTCACGAAAGCGGGGCGTGGAACTGACGGTCGAGGGACGGACACCGATCGAGATGAAGCAGTCGATCAATAATCATTACAACGGATCATTCATGGAGCCTTGGGGAGAGCGTTCTCAGCGAGGCTACGGAATCGAAGTCATTGAGCGGTTTGTACGCGAAGTTGCCAATGTTGAACTTGGTGGACCGGAAGAGAACCGTAACGAACGGCTGAAGGCAATGCAGTCGCTTGCGTACAACGATGTCGATGCCGATCGTCAGGTTGTTTGTGCGGTTCAAGCTCTGGAAGCAATTTTGCATTCAGCAGCGAACGGTGAGCCCGATGGTGTTGCTCGCGTTAACGATGAGCGGGGTGGGCTGGTTCTTTACTTGCCCGGGAAAGCAGAGCCAGAAATTCTTTACAAGCCGCGAGTGTGA
- the rpsM gene encoding 30S ribosomal protein S13, with protein MPRILGVDIPNNKPTYISLQYLHGIGEVKAIEICRTLGLETHRRARELSDDDIQRINNILDNQYVVEGQLRRQTGDNISRLRSIQCYRGIRHRRGLPVRGQNTQTNARTRKGAKKTVAGKKGVKDMRH; from the coding sequence ATGCCTCGTATTTTGGGTGTGGACATTCCAAACAACAAGCCGACCTACATCTCCTTGCAGTATCTGCATGGGATTGGTGAGGTGAAAGCAATCGAGATCTGCCGAACGCTCGGTCTCGAAACTCATCGTCGAGCTCGTGAGTTGAGCGACGACGACATTCAGCGAATCAACAACATCCTCGACAATCAATATGTTGTGGAAGGTCAGTTGCGTCGCCAGACCGGGGACAACATCTCCCGTCTTCGCTCGATTCAGTGCTACCGCGGAATCCGCCATCGTCGTGGATTGCCGGTTCGAGGTCAAAATACACAGACAAACGCCCGTACTCGCAAAGGTGCCAAGAAAACGGTTGCCGGTAAGAAGGGTGTTAAGGATATGCGTCACTAA
- the rpmJ gene encoding 50S ribosomal protein L36: protein MKVRSSVKRICEHCKVVRRKGRNFVICSANPRHKQRQG, encoded by the coding sequence ATGAAGGTTCGCTCAAGCGTTAAACGCATCTGTGAGCATTGCAAAGTTGTCCGCCGAAAAGGTCGCAACTTCGTCATTTGCTCCGCCAACCCACGCCACAAGCAGCGGCAGGGGTAG